Proteins encoded in a region of the Calonectris borealis unplaced genomic scaffold, bCalBor7.hap1.2 HAP1_SCAFFOLD_66, whole genome shotgun sequence genome:
- the LOC142076581 gene encoding olfactory receptor 14J1-like, protein MSNTSSITHFLLLAFADTRQLQLLHFWLFLGIYLAALLGNGLIITAIACDHRLHTPMYFFLLNLSILDLGCISTTVPKSMANSLWDTRAICYAGCVAQVFLFLFLITAEYYILTIMAYDRYVAICQPLHYGTLLGSRACVHMAAAVWSSGFLTGLLHTANTFSLPLCKGNAVDQFFCEIPQILKLSCSHTYLREVGLLVVSLSLGFGFFIFIVVSYVEIFRAVLRIPSEQGRHKAFSTCLPHLAVVSLFVSTIIFAYLKPPSISSPSLDLVVTVLYALVPPALNPLIYSMRNKELKNALKNLILEVVFQQQ, encoded by the coding sequence atgtccaacaccagctccatcacccacttcctcctcctggccttcgcagacacgcggcagctgcagctcttgcacttctggctcttcctgggcatctacctggctgccctgctgggcaacggcctcatcatcaccgccatagcctgcgaccaccgcctccacacccccatgtacttcttcctcctcaacctctccatccttgacctgggctgcatctccaccactgttcccaaatccatggccaattccctctgggacaccagggccatctgcTACGCGGGGTGTGTTGCACAggtgtttctctttctgttcttgatcacagcagagtattacattctcaccatcatggcctatgaccgctatgttgccatctgccaacccctgcactacgggaccctcctgggcagcagagcttgtgtccacatggcagcagctgtctggagcagtgggtttctcactggtctgctgcacactgccaatacattttcactgcccctctgcaagggcaatgctgtggaccagttcttctgtgaaatccctcAGATCCTTAAGCTCTcttgctcacacacctacctcagggaagttgggcttcttgtggttagtctttctttaggttttgggttttttattttcattgtggtgtcctatgtggagatcttcagggctgtgctgaggattcccTCTGAGCAAGGGcgacacaaagccttttccacgtgcctccctcatctggccgtggtctccctgtttgtcagcactatcaTATTTGCCTAtctgaagcctccctccatctcctccccatccctcgatctggtggtgacagttctgtacgcgttggtacctccagcactGAACCcgctcatctacagcatgaggaacaaggaactcaagaatgccctcaagaacctcattctagaagtagtatttcagcagcaataa
- the LOC142076559 gene encoding olfactory receptor 14J1-like: MSNTSSITHFLLLAFADTRELQLLHFWLFLAIYLAALLGNGLIITAIACDHRLHTPMYFFLLNLAILDLGCISTTVPKSMANSLWDTRAISYSGCAAQLFLFAFLAMAEYYILTIMAYDRYVAICQPLHYGTLLGSRACVHMAAAAWGSGFLTGLLHTANTFSLPLCKGNAVDQFFCEIPPLLKLSCSRTYLREVWFLVVTLSLAFVFFIFIMVSYVEIFRAVLRIASEQGRHKTFSTCLPHLTVVSLFVSTGIFANLKPPSISSPSLDLLVTVLYSVVPPAVNPLIYSMRNKELKNALKNLILEVVFQQQ, from the coding sequence atgtccaacaccagctccatcacccacttcctcctcctggccttcgcagacacgcgggagctgcagctcttgcacttctggctcttcctggccatctacctggctgccctgctgggcaacggcctcatcatcaccgccatagcctgcgaccaccgcctccacacccccatgtacttcttcctcctcaacctcgccatcctcgacctgggctgcatctccaccactgtccccaaatctatggccaattccctctgggacaccagggccatctcctactcgggatgtgctgcccagctctttctctttgccttcttggcaatggcagagtattatattctcaccatcatggcctatgaccgctatgttgccatctgccaacccctgcactatgggaccctcctgggcagcagagcttgtgtccacatggcagcagctgcctggggcagtgggtttctcactggtctgcttcacactgccaatacattttcacttcccctctgcaagggcaatgctgtggaccagttcttctgtgaaatccccccactcctcaagctctcctgctcacgtACCTACCTCAGAGAAGTTTGGTTTCTTGTGGTTACCCTTTctttagcatttgttttttttattttcataatggtgtcttatgtggagatcttcagggctgtgctgaggatcgcctctgagcaggggcggcacaaaaccttctccacctgcctccctcacctgacggtggtctccctgtttgtcagcactggcatatttgccaacctgaagcccccctccatctcttccccatccctggatctgctggtgacagttctgtactcagtggtacctccagcagtcaaccccctcatctacagcatgaggaacaaggaactcaagaatgccctcaagaacctcattctagaagtagtatttcagcagcaataa